The Stigmatella ashevillena genomic sequence AAAGCGAACCTTCCAGCCGCCACGTCCAAGCAGCCGGAGAACCGGTTGCCCCGCCGCCACGCGCGAGCCCGAGCCGATGAGGCGCGCGGCAATGACGCCCTCGAAGGGGGCGGTCAGCGTGGCTTCCTGGAGGTTCTGCTCCAGCTCAGCCACCTGGGCACGCCGCTCGCGGGACTGCGCCTGTGCGGACTCCAGGCGGGCCAGGGCGGTGCTCTCCCGGTAGCGGAGGCCGTCCAACTCCTCTTGGGAGTAGACGCCCAGCGCCAGCGAGCGCGGGGTGTTGTAGCGCTTCCTCTTGTCGCGGGCCTCGGCCAGCGCGAGCGAGGCAGCTTGAACCTCGGCCTGGGCTGCCTGGAGCGTGGCGCGCGCCGCGCTGAGGGTCTGCTGCAAGGAGCGGGTGTCGAGCCGCGCCAGCACCTGCCCTTTCTGGACGGTGTCGCCCACCTCGACATCCACTGCTTGAAGCTGGGATTCGAAGCGGGGGCTCAGATCGGCGGAGTCCTGGGGGATGATGACCCCCAGAAAGGGACCCGAAGCCCCCGCCAGGGAAGCGCCGTCGTCCACCACCAGGGCGGGCGGCGTGTCTCCCTGACGAGGGACTTGCTCAGAGAGCACAGGCCTCGGGCTGGCCCATGCTCCCATGCCCACGAGGCTTAGCCCGAGGGCCACCGTCCTTGCCCACCCGCTCATCCAGCAGCTCCCTGAAAGGATCCATCCGGGAAGAGGGGGCCCGGGGGTGTTGTGACGCCCCGGGGAGGTGCTCGCTGGGCGAGGAGGTTCGGGTGGGGGTCAGCCCGCCTTGGCGACGTTCCAGCCCGTTTGGACGGGAGGGATGTATCCCACGGTGGTCAGAGACGTCTGGGCGGCGCGGGTCATGCCGTTCATTACCGCGCCGG encodes the following:
- a CDS encoding efflux RND transporter periplasmic adaptor subunit, coding for MSGWARTVALGLSLVGMGAWASPRPVLSEQVPRQGDTPPALVVDDGASLAGASGPFLGVIIPQDSADLSPRFESQLQAVDVEVGDTVQKGQVLARLDTRSLQQTLSAARATLQAAQAEVQAASLALAEARDKRKRYNTPRSLALGVYSQEELDGLRYRESTALARLESAQAQSRERRAQVAELEQNLQEATLTAPFEGVIAARLIGSGSRVAAGQPVLRLLGRGGWKVRFALPEGAARQLHEGSPVQLWVVQRGDSLTGTVESIAPEVDTAARLVFAIAAFDLPPSGDISTGQVVHVRAEPQPPLGHVKAQAAPPLGAAP